ATGGTAAGGGGCGCTTTGTAACTCCCGGACTGGCCGATATGCACGTTCATATTTGGGATGATTATGAGTTAGGGCTTTATCTTTCCAAAGGAGTTACTACGGTGCGGAATATGTGGGGCATGCCTTTTCATTTAAGAATGAAAGAACGGATAAGTAACAATGATATCTATGCCCCTCTATTTTTCACTGCTAGCCCAAAACTTACGGGTCCTGACGATGGTGGAATTGATAAGAAACAGGTAAAGGATGCGCAGGACGCCAGAAGTTTGGTAGTCCGTTATAAGGAGCAAGGCTATGATTATATTAAGACCTATGCGGGCTTGCCGCAAGCTATTTTTGATGCAATAAAGGATGAAGCCACGGCCCAGCACATTACGTTGGCCTCACACCCCAGTTTTGAAGTGCCTTACGATTATCACTTTTCAAAACCCATAAAAAGCTTGGAACATACCGAGGATATTGTTCAACAAGTTCTAGACTTTAAACAGGATAGTATTTTGCTACAATCTACTATTGATGCCTATGTGTTGAACAAAATGGCACATACACCAACGTTAACGGTCTTTCATAAAATAGTTGAAATCATAAAAAAAGATTCCCTATTGCTTAAACAACATGGTATAGGCTATATGAATCCCGCTTTTTTGGAATTTGGAGCAAAGGATGATTATAACCGGTGGACAAGTACCAAGTTGTACGAACCTGAAGTTGGTAATCGTATTAAAAAACAGCACCAACATCATTTGCAGATTGTAAAACAAATGAACGACGCAGGCGTCACCTTGATAGCGGGTACTGATTCCGGTATATCGTATGCCATACCCGGTTTTGGAATTCATGAGGAATTGGGTTTTTACATAGATGCCGGTTTAAGTAACTATGAGG
This genomic interval from Zobellia roscoffensis contains the following:
- a CDS encoding amidohydrolase family protein, with product MVVKKWLRRIGTVMGGLILLVAIAIVLILWLDSRHTSYLRIRDTNNSFVLTNVNIVPMTADTVLYGQRILVKNGEIMEIAPTIDGGPYKRIDGKGRFVTPGLADMHVHIWDDYELGLYLSKGVTTVRNMWGMPFHLRMKERISNNDIYAPLFFTASPKLTGPDDGGIDKKQVKDAQDARSLVVRYKEQGYDYIKTYAGLPQAIFDAIKDEATAQHITLASHPSFEVPYDYHFSKPIKSLEHTEDIVQQVLDFKQDSILLQSTIDAYVLNKMAHTPTLTVFHKIVEIIKKDSLLLKQHGIGYMNPAFLEFGAKDDYNRWTSTKLYEPEVGNRIKKQHQHHLQIVKQMNDAGVTLIAGTDSGISYAIPGFGIHEELGFYIDAGLSNYEALRTATVNPSKVYKELAETGTLENGKLANMILVKDNPLENLETLETPEAVFIKGHPLDTKTLTQFQTKAFRRGNYWSTLVRLGEGLLFQ